A genomic segment from Amycolatopsis camponoti encodes:
- the bioB gene encoding biotin synthase BioB: MTAVPDTDVLAYAREHVLENGVGLGEAEVLEVLRLPDERLPDLLALAHDVRMRWCGPEVEVEGIISLKTGGCPEDCHFCSQSGRFPTPVRSAWLDIPNLVKAARQTAETGATEFCIVAAVRGPDQRLLSQVREGVKAIRADGNDIQIACSLGMLTQEQVDELVEMGVHRYNHNLETARSHFPAVVTTHTWEERADTLRMVAKAGMEVCCGGIIGMGETVEQRSEFAVQLAELSPHEVPMNFLIPQPGTPYEHYEIVEGKDALRTVAAFRLAMPRTMLRFAGGRELTLGDLGAEQGMLGGINAIIVGNYLTNLGRPASADLEMLDELKMPIKALSDSL; this comes from the coding sequence GTGACCGCAGTCCCGGACACCGATGTCCTCGCCTACGCGCGCGAGCACGTCCTCGAAAACGGCGTCGGCCTGGGCGAAGCCGAGGTCCTGGAGGTGCTGCGGCTGCCCGACGAGCGGCTGCCGGACCTCCTCGCCCTGGCGCACGACGTGCGGATGCGCTGGTGCGGCCCGGAGGTCGAGGTCGAGGGCATCATCAGCCTCAAGACCGGCGGCTGCCCGGAAGACTGCCACTTCTGCTCCCAGTCCGGCCGCTTCCCGACGCCGGTGCGCTCGGCCTGGCTGGACATCCCGAACCTGGTCAAGGCCGCCCGGCAGACCGCCGAGACCGGCGCGACGGAGTTCTGCATCGTCGCCGCCGTCCGCGGTCCGGACCAGCGGCTGCTCTCGCAGGTGCGCGAGGGTGTGAAGGCGATCCGCGCGGACGGCAACGACATCCAGATCGCCTGCTCGCTCGGCATGCTCACGCAGGAGCAGGTCGACGAGCTCGTCGAAATGGGCGTGCACCGCTACAACCACAACCTCGAGACGGCGCGCTCGCACTTCCCGGCCGTCGTCACCACCCACACGTGGGAAGAGCGCGCGGACACCCTCCGGATGGTCGCGAAGGCGGGCATGGAGGTCTGCTGCGGCGGCATCATCGGCATGGGGGAGACGGTCGAGCAGCGCTCGGAGTTCGCGGTGCAGCTGGCCGAGCTGAGCCCGCACGAGGTGCCGATGAACTTCCTGATCCCGCAGCCGGGCACGCCGTACGAGCACTACGAGATCGTCGAGGGCAAGGACGCGCTGCGGACGGTCGCGGCGTTCCGGCTCGCGATGCCGCGCACGATGCTGCGCTTTGCCGGCGGCCGCGAGCTGACGCTCGGCGACCTCGGTGCGGAGCAGGGCATGCTCGGCGGCATCAACGCCATCATCGTCGGCAACTACCTGACCAACCTGGGCCGCCCGGCTTCGGCGGACCTCGAGATGCTCGACGAGCTCAAGATGCCCATCAAGGCGCTCAGTGACAGTCTCTGA
- the bioD gene encoding dethiobiotin synthase has product MLVMTGTGTGVGKTITTAAIAALAVAGGQRVAVLKPAQTGVAPDEPGDLADVRRLAGRDVTTRELRRYPDPLSPEAAARRSGLPSLDPGEIARAASDLDTGHDLTLIEGAGGLLVRFDQRGSSLADVAWSLGSLVIVVAEAGLGTLNATALTAEVATKRGLTVAGVIIGSWPAEPDLAALSNLEDLPVAAGAPLLGALPAGLGDASPEEFLSAARAGLSPWFGGEFDPELFAGCASAGK; this is encoded by the coding sequence ATGCTGGTGATGACGGGGACCGGGACCGGGGTCGGCAAGACGATCACCACGGCGGCCATCGCCGCCCTGGCGGTGGCCGGCGGGCAGCGCGTCGCCGTCCTGAAACCCGCGCAGACCGGCGTCGCGCCCGATGAGCCCGGTGACCTCGCCGATGTGCGGCGCCTGGCCGGCCGGGACGTCACCACCCGGGAACTCCGGCGTTACCCCGATCCGTTGTCGCCGGAGGCCGCCGCGCGGCGCAGTGGCCTTCCGTCGCTCGATCCCGGGGAGATCGCGCGGGCCGCGTCCGACCTCGACACCGGGCACGACCTCACCCTGATCGAAGGCGCCGGCGGCTTGCTCGTGCGCTTCGACCAGCGTGGGTCCAGCCTGGCCGACGTCGCGTGGTCGCTCGGCTCGCTCGTGATCGTCGTCGCCGAGGCCGGCCTCGGCACGCTCAACGCCACCGCGCTCACCGCCGAGGTCGCCACGAAGCGCGGCCTGACCGTCGCCGGGGTCATCATCGGCTCGTGGCCCGCCGAACCGGACCTCGCCGCGCTGTCCAACCTCGAAGACCTGCCGGTCGCGGCGGGGGCGCCGCTGCTCGGCGCGCTGCCGGCCGGGCTCGGCGACGCGTCGCCCGAGGAGTTCCTGTCCGCCGCCCGGGCCGGGCTCTCGCCGTGGTTCGGCGGCGAGTTCGACCCCGAGCTGTTCGCAGGGTGCGCTTCCGCCGGGAAGTGA
- the bsaP gene encoding biotin synthase auxiliary protein BsaP, which translates to MTVSDAAFCVHCGQQSAGGADHPACHNPRTALEPPRYCTFCARRLVVQVSPLGWTAKCSRHGETASG; encoded by the coding sequence GTGACAGTCTCTGACGCCGCTTTCTGCGTCCACTGTGGACAGCAGTCGGCCGGCGGGGCGGACCACCCGGCGTGCCACAACCCGAGGACGGCGCTGGAGCCGCCGCGCTACTGCACGTTCTGCGCGCGGCGGCTGGTGGTCCAGGTGAGCCCACTGGGGTGGACGGCGAAGTGCAGCCGCCACGGGGAGACGGCGAGCGGCTGA
- a CDS encoding DUF2567 domain-containing protein yields MSESSGPAHRPSAVAGPWSVPVLFRERRPRVVVKADLLPAVSVLGTLSLLSFPLAFAWSRLAPPERVRIIGTDGTQGALELESWHRFDDLAVFGLMTLGLGIVVGVVVWLLRERRGPVVFLAAVLGVALASALAMLLGVGWANSHYAIAAPPALGSVIELAPRLESWWVLLTGPLGVTLVYSLLATWNGRDDLGRRLG; encoded by the coding sequence GTGAGTGAGTCGTCGGGGCCCGCACACCGGCCGTCGGCCGTGGCCGGTCCGTGGTCGGTGCCCGTGCTGTTCCGGGAGCGGCGGCCGCGGGTCGTCGTCAAGGCCGACCTGCTGCCCGCCGTGAGCGTGCTCGGCACCCTCAGCCTGCTGAGCTTCCCGCTCGCCTTCGCGTGGTCCCGCCTCGCGCCGCCGGAGCGCGTGCGCATCATCGGCACCGACGGCACCCAGGGCGCCCTCGAACTGGAGAGCTGGCACCGCTTCGACGACCTCGCCGTCTTCGGGCTCATGACGCTCGGGCTGGGTATCGTGGTCGGCGTCGTCGTCTGGCTGCTGCGCGAGCGGCGCGGGCCGGTCGTGTTCCTCGCCGCGGTCCTCGGCGTCGCCCTCGCGAGCGCCCTGGCCATGCTGCTCGGCGTCGGCTGGGCGAACAGCCACTACGCGATCGCCGCCCCGCCCGCGCTCGGCTCGGTGATCGAGCTGGCGCCGCGCCTGGAGTCGTGGTGGGTGCTGCTCACCGGCCCGCTCGGCGTGACGCTGGTCTACAGCCTGCTCGCCACCTGGAACGGCCGCGACGACCTCGGCCGCCGTCTCGGCTGA
- a CDS encoding SulP family inorganic anion transporter, protein MVIMRPLAVLRHDLPASLVVFLVAVPLSLGIALASGAPVAAGLIAAVIGGIVAGALGGSALQVSGPAAGLTVVMAETIQTFGWAVTCAITVAAGALQILLGLSRIARAALAISPAIVHGMLAGIGVTIVLGQLHVILGGKAQSSAVENIAELPGQIVAHHDSAALIGLLTIAILLLWPKLPAAVRKVPGPLAAIATATVVSVVAGMTLPRVELPGDLLDVHLVPQLPDGGWGGFALAVVTIALIASVESLLSAVAVDRLHTGPRAHLNRELVGQGAANMLSGAVGGLPVTGVIVRSSTNVAAGAKTRVSAVLHGVWVLLFVVLLAGLIQSIPLAALAGLLVHVGAKLVNPGHLRTVLAHGDLPVYLLTLAGVVVFDLLTGVLAGIGLSLVLMLRRTLWSGIHIEAEGDDHRVVVEGVLTFLSVPRLSRVLGAIPAGVPVRLELVVDYLDHAAFESLTTWQQAHERAGGTVDVDEVGHPWFGEGKAGRPTRSRLAASRAVPRWLAPWSEWQAVEGIPAQQTRRGATEFHRRAAPLLRDTLSGLADGQRPRTLFITCGDSRIVPNLITTSGPGDLFTIRNIGNLVPPGQADPSMNASIEYAVGVLGVEEIVVCGHSGCGAMAALAEGPPPGPLSVWLRHAEPSAHRTGSATLDGGVPDREGDRLALHNVLQQLEHLREYPSVATAEAAGKVQLTGMYFAVGTAQVYLFDGAERTFRPAGAAVGVPGA, encoded by the coding sequence ATGGTGATCATGAGACCCCTCGCCGTGCTCCGACACGACCTGCCGGCCTCACTGGTCGTCTTCCTCGTCGCAGTACCCCTGTCCCTCGGCATCGCCCTCGCTTCGGGCGCGCCGGTCGCCGCCGGGTTGATCGCCGCTGTCATCGGTGGCATCGTCGCCGGTGCCCTCGGCGGCTCCGCGCTCCAGGTGAGCGGGCCCGCCGCCGGCCTGACCGTCGTCATGGCCGAAACCATCCAGACGTTCGGCTGGGCCGTCACCTGCGCCATCACCGTCGCGGCCGGCGCGCTGCAGATCCTGCTGGGGCTGAGCCGGATCGCCCGCGCCGCGCTGGCCATCTCGCCGGCCATCGTGCACGGCATGCTGGCCGGCATCGGCGTCACGATCGTGCTCGGCCAGCTGCACGTCATCCTCGGCGGGAAGGCCCAGAGCTCGGCGGTGGAGAACATCGCCGAGCTGCCCGGCCAGATCGTCGCCCACCACGACTCCGCCGCCCTGATCGGCCTGCTCACCATCGCGATCCTGCTGCTCTGGCCGAAGCTCCCGGCCGCCGTCCGCAAGGTGCCCGGGCCGCTGGCCGCGATCGCCACCGCGACGGTCGTGTCGGTGGTCGCCGGGATGACGCTGCCGCGCGTCGAGCTGCCCGGCGACCTGCTGGACGTCCACCTCGTTCCGCAGCTGCCGGACGGCGGGTGGGGCGGGTTCGCGCTCGCCGTCGTCACGATCGCCCTGATCGCCAGCGTGGAGAGCCTGCTTTCGGCGGTCGCGGTCGACCGCCTGCACACCGGCCCGCGCGCCCACCTCAACCGGGAGCTCGTCGGCCAGGGCGCGGCCAACATGCTGTCCGGCGCGGTGGGCGGGCTGCCGGTCACCGGCGTCATCGTCCGCAGTTCCACGAACGTCGCCGCCGGCGCGAAAACCCGGGTGTCGGCGGTGCTGCACGGCGTCTGGGTGCTGCTGTTCGTCGTCCTGCTGGCCGGGCTGATCCAGAGCATCCCGCTGGCGGCGCTGGCCGGGCTGCTGGTGCACGTCGGCGCGAAACTGGTCAACCCCGGGCACCTGAGGACCGTCCTCGCCCACGGCGACCTGCCCGTCTACCTGCTCACCCTCGCCGGCGTCGTCGTGTTCGACCTGCTCACCGGCGTCCTGGCCGGGATCGGCCTGTCGCTGGTGCTGATGCTGCGCCGGACGCTGTGGTCCGGCATCCACATCGAGGCGGAAGGCGACGACCACCGCGTCGTCGTCGAAGGCGTCCTGACGTTCCTGTCGGTGCCGCGGCTGTCGCGGGTGCTCGGCGCCATCCCGGCCGGCGTGCCGGTGCGGCTGGAGCTGGTCGTCGACTACCTCGACCACGCGGCGTTCGAGAGCCTGACGACGTGGCAGCAGGCGCACGAGCGCGCCGGCGGCACGGTGGACGTCGACGAGGTCGGCCACCCGTGGTTCGGCGAGGGCAAGGCGGGCCGCCCGACGCGGTCCCGGCTGGCGGCCAGCCGGGCGGTGCCGCGCTGGCTGGCGCCGTGGTCGGAATGGCAAGCGGTGGAAGGGATCCCGGCCCAGCAGACCCGCCGCGGCGCGACCGAGTTCCACCGCCGCGCGGCCCCGCTGCTGCGCGACACGCTGTCCGGCCTCGCCGACGGCCAGCGTCCCCGCACGCTGTTCATCACCTGCGGCGACTCCCGGATCGTGCCGAACCTGATCACGACGAGCGGCCCGGGCGACCTGTTCACGATCCGCAACATCGGCAACCTGGTCCCGCCGGGGCAGGCCGACCCGTCGATGAACGCGTCGATCGAGTACGCGGTCGGGGTGCTGGGAGTGGAGGAGATCGTGGTGTGCGGTCATTCGGGCTGCGGCGCGATGGCGGCCTTGGCGGAGGGCCCGCCGCCGGGGCCGCTGTCGGTCTGGCTCCGGCACGCGGAGCCGAGCGCCCACCGCACGGGCTCGGCGACGCTGGACGGCGGGGTCCCGGACCGCGAAGGCGACCGGCTGGCGCTGCACAACGTGCTGCAGCAGCTGGAGCACCTGCGGGAGTACCCATCGGTGGCGACCGCCGAGGCGGCGGGGAAGGTGCAGCTGACGGGGATGTACTTCGCGGTGGGGACCGCGCAGGTGTACCTGTTCGACGGAGCGGAGCGGACATTCCGCCCGGCCGGCGCCGCTGTGGGGGTGCCGGGAGCGTGA